CCGGAAAGCGCAGGAGATTATGCTTCAGGAACCAATCATACTTTACCAACAAACGGATATGCTAAGAATTACAGCGGTGTAAATCTGGATAGTTTCATGAAATCAATGACATTTCAGAAAATTTCAAAAACAGGAATTCAAAAGATTGGAAAGGCAATTGAAATTATGGCAGAAGCTGAAGGTTTACAGGCGCATAAGAATGCTGTAACGTTGAGATTAAAGAGTTTAGAATAGAGAAGATAGAGCAAAGAATAAAGAGTAAAGAGTACAGAGTAAAGAATATAGAAAAATACTAAAGATGAGAAGTCTATTTTCTTTACTCTATTTTCTATATTCCAAAAAACAAAAGAAATGAAATTCGATATAAACACAATTACACGTGAAAACGTAAAATCATTAAAACCATATTCGTCGGCTAGGGATGAATTTGAGGATTTTGATACAGCCGAAATGATTTTTTTGGATGCCAATGAAAATCCGTTTCAAAATGGAGTAAACCGTTATCCGGATCCGCAACAGAATTCGGTTAAAGCAATTTTGGCTAAAAACAATAACACAAAACAAAGTCAGATTTTATTAGGAAATGGAAGTGATGAAGTTTTAGATTTACTTTTTAGAGCTTTTTGCGAACCAAAAAAAGATAATATTATTTCGTTACCGCCAACATACGGGATGTATGGAGTGCTGGCAAACATAAATGCAGTAGAAAACAGAGAAATTCTTTTAACAACTGATTTTCAGCCTCAGATTGAAAAGATTCTGAAAGCAGTAGATCACAATACAAAAATAATCTTTTTATGTTCCCCAAATAACCCAACAGGAAATTCATTTTCTGATGAAAGCGTGATTAAATTACTTCAAAATTTTAGTGGCTTGGTTGTGATTGATGAGGCATATATAGACTTTTCTGAGAAAGAAAGCTGGCTGGCAGAAATTGATACTTACCCAAATTTAGTAATTACACAAACGCTTTCAAAAGCCTATGGTTTGGCCGGAATTCGCTTAGGAATTTGTTACGCTTCAGAAGCTGTAATTTCGGTATTAAATAAAATAAAACCGCCTTACAACGTAAACGAATTAACACAGCAAAGAGCCATTGAACGTTTAAGAGATTCAGAAAAAATAAAACAGGAAATAACCTCTATAATTAAGCAAAGAGAAGAATTACTTAAAGTTTTACTTGAAGTTAGTTTTGTTGAAAAAGTGTATCCAACTGAAGCCAATTTTGTTTTAGTAAAAGTAGATGACGCAAACAAAAGATACGATCAGTTAATCGAGAAAGGAATCGTAATTCGTAACAGAACAACACAGCCATTATGCGAGAACTGTCTTCGTTTTACAATTGGAACAGAAGAAGAAAACGCCGTTTTGATTAAAGAATTGAAGTTGTTAAAATAAGAAAGAGATAGTCCACAGATAACACAGATTGAACGGATTATTTTTTTATTTTGTTTGTCTTATTTTTCGCCACGAATTACACAAATTAACACAAGTTAAATTAGTGAAAATTTGTGGAATTCGTGGCTAAAGAAATCATTTTAATCTTTTTAATCTGTGGCAGAAAAAAAATATAAAGCATGAAAAAAGTACTTTTTATCGATCGTGACGGAACGATCGTTTTAGAACCTGAAAATTTACAATTGGATAGTTTGGATAAATTGGAATTTTATCCAAAAGCGTTTCAATATCTGGCTAAAATTGCCAATGAATTAGATTACGAATTAGCAATGGTAACCAATCAGGACGGACTTGGAACAGATAGTTTTCCTGAAGATACGTTTTGGCCAACGCAAAATTTTATTCTAAGAGCTTTTGAAAATGAAGGAGTAATATTTGATGAAATTTTTGTAGACCGAACTTTTCCGGAAGAAAATGCGCCAACACGCAAACCAAGAACGGGAATGTTGACAAAATATTTAAATAATCCGGAGTATGATCTGGCAAACTCATTTGTTTTAGGTGATCGTTTAACCGATGTTGAGCTTGCTAAAAATCTTGGTGCAAAAGCCATTTTCATGAATAATACTGATGGATTTGGAAGTAATGAAATTTCGTTAAAACGGGAAGAATTAAACGAAACGATAGCTTTGCAAACCATGGACTGGAAAACGATTTACGAGTTTTTGAAATTAGAAGCGCGTTCGGCATCCATTACACGCAAAACAAACGAAACGGATATTTACATCAATTTGAATCTTGATGGAACCGGAAAAAGTAAAATTGAAACCGGAATTGCGTTTTTCGATCACATGTTAGATCAAATTGCACGTCACGGTCAAATGGATCTTGAAATTCTTGTAAAAGGTGACTTAGAAGTCGATGAACACCACACCATCGAAGATACAGCAATTGCTTTAGGTGAAGTTTTTGCAAAAGCATTAGGAAATAAATTAGGAATCGAGCGTTACGGATTCTGTCTGCCTATGGATGATTGTTTGGCACAGGCAGCAATTGACTTTGGAGGAAGAAACTGGCTGGTTTGGGAAACTGAATTTAAACGTGAAATGGTGGGTAAAATGCCAACAGAAATGTTCTATCACTTCTTTAAATCGTTTACAGACGGAGCAAAAGCCAATTTAAACATAAAAGCAGAAGGAACTAACGAGCATCACAAAATAGAGGCAATCTTTAAAGCTTTCGCAAAAGCGATAAAAGTAGCAGTAAAAAGAGATACAGAAAAAATGATTTTGCCTTCGACAAAGGGAATGCTTTAATTAAGTCAAAAGTTGAAAGTCATAAAGTCAAAAGATTTCCAAACTATGGATGTCAAAAGTGACTTTAAGACTTTAGACTTTGGACTTTAAGACTAAATAAAATGAAAATAATAATCATAAATTACGGAGCAGGAAATATTCAGAGCATTATGTTTGCTATTGAAAGATTGGGTTTTAAGGCTGTTTTGAGTAATAATCCTGAAGAAATTCAGTCGGCAGATAAAGTTATTTTTCCTGGCGTGGGCGAGGCGAGTTCAGCAATGATTAAACTTCGTGAAAGTGGCCTGGATAACCTGATTCCGCAATTAAAACAACCCGTTTTAGGAATTTGTCTCGGAATGCAGTTAATGTGTAATAAAACCGAAGAAGGAAATACAGTAGGTCTGGGTATTTTTGATGTTGATGTTTTGAAATTTTCAAACAACGTAAAAGTACCACAAATGGGATGGAATCAGATTTATGATTTAAAAACGGATTTGTTTAAAGGAATTTCAGAAAATGAATTCATGTATTTGGTTCACAGTTTTTATGCTCCAAAATGCGCGGAAGCTATTGCAACAACCAATTACGATGTTGAATATGCATCGGCTTTGCAAAAAGATAATTTCTACGGAACTCAGTTTCACCCAGAGAAAAGCGGTGATGTTGGGGAGAAAATACTAGGGAACTTTCTTAAATTAAATTCCAATATTTAAATTCCAAAATCCAATTTGAAATATCAAAAATCAATTTCAATTAAAATAACAGTTTTTGAGAATCAAAAAGACTTTAAGACTTTCAACTTTCAAACTTTAAGACTAAACAAAAATGAGAATAATACCAGCCATAGATATCATTGACGGAAAATGCGTTCGTTTGTCCAAAGGGGATTATGATACCAAAATAATTTACAACGAAAACCCGCTTGAAGTAGCAAAATCATTTGAAGCGCACGGAATTGAATATCTGCATTTAGTAGATCTTGACGGCGCAAAATCAAGCAAAATTGTCAATTATAAAATATTAGAACAAATTGCGTCACAAACCAGTTTAAAAATAGACTTTGGGGGTGGATTAAAATCGGATGATGATTTGAGAATTGCTTTCGAAAGTGGTGCAAACCAAATTACCGGCGGAAGTATTGCAGTAAAAAACAGAGCAATTTTTGAAAAATGGATTTCTGAATATGGTTCTGAAAAGATCATTTTGGGAGCTGATGCAAAAGACGAAAAAATTGCTGTTTCAGGCTGGTTAGAAGATTCAGATGAAGAATTAATCCCATTTATTCAGGATTATCAAAGTAAAGGGATTCAGTATGTAATTTGTACTGATATAGCAAAAGACGGAATGCTTCAAGGCCCAAGTTTTGATTTATACAGCAAAATTTTAGCCGAAGCAAGCGGCGTAAAGTTAATTGCTTCAGGCGGAATTTCAACTTTCGATGAATTACCAAAATTAGCCGAAGCAGGCTGCGAAGGAACAATCATTGGGAAAGCAATTTACGAAGGAAGAATTACCTTAAAACAACTGGAAAACTACATAATTAGAAAATGAGATAATTTGATAATTAGATAATTTATGCTTTGTGCGAAATAATTATCTAATTGACTAATTATCTAATTAACACATTAGATAAATGTTAGCAAAAAGAATTATACCTTGTTTGGATATAAAAAACGGAAGAACGGTAAAAGGCGTTAATTTCGTTGACTTACGTGATGCTGGAGATCCAGTAGAATTAGCTGAAATTTATTCGAGAGAGGGTGCTGACGAATTGGTCTTTCTGGATATATCTGCAACAGAAGAAAGACGTAAAACACTCGTAAATATGGTACGAAGTGTAGCGGAAAAAATCAATATTCCGTTTACAGTTGGCGGCGGAATTTCGTCTGTAGAAGATGTAGAAATTCTGTTAAATAATGGCGCAGATAAAGTTTCGATTAATTCATCGGCAGTCAAAAATCCACAATTGATTAATGATTTGGCTCAAAAATTCGGCAGCCAGTGTGTTGTTGTTGCAATTGATGCGAAACAAATTGATGGACAATGGATTGTGCATTTGGTTGGAGGAAAAGTACCAACAGAATTAAATCTGTTTGACTGGGCGGTTGAAGTTGCAAAACGAGGCGCAGGTGAAATTTTATTTACTTCTATGGATAATGACGGAACTAAAAATGGTTTTGCAAACGAAGCCTTGGCAAAGCTTTCTGAATTAGTAAATATTCCAATTATTGCTTCGGGAGGTGCCGGAAACATTCAGCATTTTGTAGATTCCTTCAAAGAAGGAAAAGCAGACGCAGCTTTAGCAGCAAGTGTTTTTCACTTTAAAGAAATCGAGATAAAAGCGTTAAAACAAGAATTAAAAAATAACAATATAGAAGTCAGACTTTAGTTTTAACTTTAAGACTTTCGACTTTACAACTTTAGACTAAAATTATGGACATAGATATCAAAAGCGCAAACGGATTAATTCCGGCTATAATTCAGGATTCAGAAACTAAAAATGTTTTAATGCTGGGGTATATGAACGAAGAATCGCTTCAAAAAACAATTGAAACTCAAAAAGTAACTTTCTTTAGTCGTTCTAAACAAAGACTTTGGACAAAAGGGGAGGAGAGCGGTAACTTTTTAAATCTGGTAAGCATCAAAAATGACTGTGACGGTGATACACTTTTGATTCAGGCAAAACCTGTAGGCCCAACATGTCACACAGGTGCAGATACTTGCTGGCAGGAACCAAATACGGCTAATTATGGATTTATTTCTCAATTAGAAGAGACTATCAAAACCAGAAGAGAAAATGCTGATTCTGAGAAAAGTTATGTGGCTTCTTTATTTGAAAAAGGGATCAATAAAATTGCGCAAAAAGTAGGAGAGGAAGCTGTAGAAGTTGTTATCGAAGCCAAAGATGATAATGACGATCTATTCCTTAGCGAAAGCGCCGATTTATTATTTCATTATCTGATTTTATTACAGGCAAAAGGTTTTCAGTTAAATGACGTTATTGAAGTGCTAAAAAAACGTCAGAAGTAATTATTTAGCTTAGTTCTAAGCCTTTTGTTATTTCGACTGAAGGGAGAAATCGCACTAGTAAATCAACAAAGATTGGCGTACTTCTAGTGCGATTTCTCGTTTCTCGAAATGACAAAAAAACATAATTTTCCAGATATATTTCTACAAAAACTTAGCCTTTAATTCCGGAGTTGGAATCATACAACTTTCTTTTTTTCCGTACCACTTGTAGCGATTTTTAGCAATATAATTATAAATGATATTGCGAAGTTTTTCCGGAAAAATTTTACATATAGAGAGAACACTATAAATACCACCAAGATCTTCAGCAATTTCAATAACTGCCGACGATTTGTAATAATAAGCAACACCGGGATGATACAAAATAATACTGTCTATTTTGCTTTGATCTACCCCAATATAATTGCATATTTCTTTTCCTAAATCAGATTGTAGTGCTACAAATCTAAACAGGTCTTTTTTATCATTTTTTATAATAAATTGGACAGCACTGTCGCATAAATTGCAAATGCCATCAAAGAGGATTATTTTTTTGTTTAAAGGAAGATTTTGCATACTACTTCAAAATCAATTGCATAAAAACTAAATCAAGCCAATGATCAAATTTGTAACCCACTTCGCGAATTGTACCTGTGGCAACAAAACCAAAACGTTCATGAAAAGCAATACTTCCGGCATTATCGGCATCGATAGCGCCAATCATAACATGATATCCCTGTTCTTTAGCCAGGCGAATCAATTCGGTTAATAATTGAGAACCAATTCCTTTACCAATTACATGATCAACTACATATACAGAGTGTTCCACAGTATATTGATAACCAATTTTTTCACGAAACTGACCGTAACTTCCAAAACCAACCACTTCACTATCTAAGTCTGCTATCACTATGGGAAGATTTTTAGCTTTTTTATCTTCAAACCATTTCGTTTGCACATCAAGAGTCTGAACCTCATAACTATAATTTGCAGTGGTATGCAAAATAGAATGATTTACTATTTCAAGAATTTTTTCTAAATCATTAGTAGTTGCCGGTCTTAGCTTTACTTCCATATTATATTGTAAAAGTTATTTAGTATTTAATTCGGCCAACAAAGTATCAACTTCTTTTGTACTCCAGGTCATTTCGGTGCAAATCTCTTTGGCGTCTTTTGCATACTGCAAGGCCAGTTTCTTGTCCTTTATTTTATTATAAAGCCGGGCCAGTAATAAATTTCCATCATAAGAATCATTTAACTCTATGGAATGTTTCACCCAAAAAATGGACTTTTTCAGGCTTTCTGTGTCTTTTATGTGTTTAAGATAGGTATTTCCAATGTCTTTCAGAAAACTCGCATCATTCCAAACTAACTTTTGAGTATCCTCAAGAGTTACTGATTTATAAAATTGCCATTTTTCAGTTCTTTCAGCAAGAGTTAAATCAAATTTAAAAACCAGTGAATCTGTTTTTTGCAAACGAATAGATTTTGCAACCTCTCTTTGTTTGTAATAGTTTACAGTGTCCAGATTATCAACCAAAGGACGAAGTAATTCTGTCACAATACTTTCTATTTTACGATCAACACGGTTTTGCGAAGCTACAGCAGCAAATTCCTTTTGATGATTTAAAACATATTGAAATTCACGTGATTTAATATCTGTTACGCCATTTGCTATAACACGCCAATTGGTTTCGCTAACCAATTGTGCATCTGATTGTGTGTTTAAATATGTATGTGTTGGTATAGATAAATCTGTTCTGTCTTTTCCTTTTTTTAGCGTATTCAAATAGGTAAAAAACTTGTCTGAATTGGATGGATCATCCAGAAATATTTTTTCTAAATATGGAAGCTGCAATTTGGGATTTAAGGCATTATTAGCTTCAGTCAAAAATTCAGGTGTTTTCATTTCTCCTTTTAAAGCATACAAAAGTGTTTCATTAGCAGGATCAATAAATAAAAACGTAGGCAATGATTTGGTATTGAATTTATTCTTAAGCGTAATTCCTTCTTCTTTTTCAATATTCTTCCAGGTGCAAACATAGTTTTTCTTTAAAAACTCTATAACTTTCGGATCACTAAAAACCTCTTTCTTCATTAAATTGCAATGCGGACACCAATCGGCATAAAGCATCACAAAAAGAGGCTTTCCTTGTAATTTGGCAGTTTCCAAAACTTTCTGATAAGGAATATCTTCAGGCACAAATTGATTCTGTGACTTTATAGATTGAAAAGATATTATAAAAAAGAATATATATAAGAAACGCATATTACTTTGAGTTTTGTCAATAATTCACTTTTACAAATATATTCCCTTTTTTGATAATGGTTCTTAATATATTCCCATTTATAAGTTAAATCAAACCCGAAGTTTGTAACTTTGTGTTCTTGAAAAGAAATCCTAAATTGTGGTTTTCTTTATAAAATAATACACCGTAAGAATGATTTACCCCAAAATAGCGCTTGCACAAAGCATTATCGAAATTTGTTTAGCAAAAGGAATCACCAATATTATAATTTCTCCAGGTTCAAGAAACGCACCTTTAACCATTGGTTTTGCACAACACCCAAACTTCACATGCTATAGTATTGCTGACGAACGGTGTGCAGCATTTTTTGCTTTGGGAATCGCACAACAAACTCAAAAACCAACAGCAGTTGTTTGTACTTCAGGATCTGCTTTACTAAATTATTATCCGGCTGTAGCAGAAGCATTTTACAGTCAGATTCCGTTAATTGTGATATCAGCAGATCGTCCTCAAAGTAAAATTGATATTGGAGACGGGCAAACCATTCGTCAGGAAAATGTTTTTAAAAATCATTCTGTTTATAATGCTAATTTAACGGAAGAAGCTTCCGACGAAAATGATCTAAAAATCAATAAAGCAATTGAGACTTCTATTCTTCAGAAAGGTCCGGTTCATATTAATGCACCATTTGAAGAACCTCTATATGAAACAACCGACACTCTTTTGGTTCAGCCAAGAATTACAGAAATAAAAGAAACAATCGGGACCAAAACTATTGAAAACGAGGCCGAATTTATTTCGATTTGGAATAATGCCAAACGAAAACTAATTCTGGTTGGTGTAAATGAAGTGAATAATGTAGACGAGAAAGTTATAGAGAAGCTTGCTGCGCATCAATCTGTTGTTGTATTAACAGAAACAACATCAAATTTGCATCATCCGAGCTTTATTAACAGTATTGATACTCTGATAACTCCTTTTGACGATCATGATTTCAATGCCTTTCAGCCTGAAGTTTTAGTAACATTTGGCGGAATGATTGTTTCAAAAAGAATCAAAGCTTTTTTACGTAAATATAAACCATTACACCATTGGCATATTGATACTTTGCGTGCCTATGACACTTTTAGTGCATTAACGAAGCATTTTGTAATGCATCCAAATGATTTCTTTACCGAATTGTTGTCTAAAACAAAAAGTATTGAAAGTGATTATTTTGCTAAAATCAGTAAAATCTATCATCTTAGAACTACAAAGAGAGCAGAATATTTAGAAAAAACTGCTTTTTCAGATTTTAAAGTCTTTGAGAAAGTTATAGAAACTCTTCCAAAAAACAGTCAATTGCAAATAAGTAATAGTTCTGCTATTCGATATGCACAATTAATAGATATTGATCCGTCGATCGAAGTATTTTGCAATAGAGGAACCAGTGGTATCGACGGTAGCACTTCTACGGCAATTGGGGCTGCAGTTGGAAACTCAAAACCAACTGTATTTATTACAGGAGATATTGGCTTTTTGTATGATAGTAATGCTTTATGGAACTCTTATATTCCAAAAAACTTCAAAATTATTTTAGTTAATAATGGAGGTGGTGGTATTTTCAGGATTTTGCCAGGACACCAGGAAAAACCTGTTTTTAATACCTATTTTGAAACTTCTCATGATTTAACTGCAGAGCATTTGGCCAATATGTATAAACTAAAGTATTTCACGGCTAAAGATTTAGAATCTTTAGAGGTTAGTTTAAATGGTTTTTATGCTGAGCATGATTCTCCTTGTATACTGGAAGTTTTTACACCAACCCACAAAAACGATGTTATTTTGAAGGAATACTTTAAAGAGTTAAATGAAATTGTAAGTTAAATTGTGTTAAATATTTATTTTGTATTATGATATTTTTTAATATTGGTGTCTAATTATAACCCAATACTAAATATTATGAGCAAAAGAGAAGAGTTAATCGACAAATATGCTAAAGATCTAAAAGAAAAATGCGGTGTAATCGCAGATATGGATTTACTAACTAAAGTAACAATTGGCTGTGGACCTGCAATTTATAATGATGACGCATCTACAATCGCTGCCACTCAGCAATCAGAACTGGATACGGTAAAGAATAATTTTCTGATTAAGAAACTTGGCTTAAAGAATAGTCCTGAATTAGATCAGGCATTAAATGCAGTTTTAGAAAAGTATGGTAAATCTAATAAACACAAATACAGAGCAGTTGTCTATTATTTACTTACAGTACATTTTAAAAAAGAGAGTATTTACAAATAGATTTTAAAACAATCAGGAATTAGAAAAGCGTTATGATCATAACGCTTTTTGTTTTTTATATAAAACATTATTCGCGTTACACTTTCAAACTTCGTACATTTGTGCCATAGAAACTCAGTTGCTTATCAACTTAGAATAATATGAATATGATCGAAATTGGAAAATACAATACACTAACTATATTACGTGATACAAAAGTGGGCTTATTTTTAGGAAATCCTGAAAAAGACCCTGATGGAATACACGACATTTTATTACCAAACAAATACGTTCCGAATAAATTTGAAATAGGCGACGAACTTGTCGTTTTTGTTTATTTGGATCACGAACAACGTCCCGTTGCTACAACACTTGAACCTTATATTTTACTGAATGAATTTGCTCTTTTAAGAGTTAATTACATCAATAATGTTGGTGCTTTTATGGACTGGGGAATGGAGAAAGACATTCTTGTTCCGTTTAAAGAGCAGGCACGTCCAATGGAAAAAGGAAAGCGATACCTTGTTTATCTTTATAAAGACGAAAAAACAAATCGTCTGGTTGCTTCAAGTAAAACAAATCAGTTTTTAAACAATGATCACTTAACTGTTGAGAAAGGGGAAGAAGTAGATTTAATTGTTTCTCATATTACTGAAATTGGTATTAATGTAATTATTAATGAGCAGCATAAAGGTCTTTTGTACAAAGATGAAGTTTATGATGATGCTATAAGAACCGGGGACAGAATGCGCGGTTACATAAAAAATATTCGTCCTGATAATAAAATAGATGTTGCATTACAAGTACAAGGATACCAAAGTATTGAGCCAAATGCAGAAAAGATTTTAGATGAATTAAGAGCCAATCGTGGCTTTTTACGCCTAAATGACAATTCGCATCCGGAAGATATTAAAACGGTATTAAAAATGAGTAAAAAAACCTTTAAAAAAGCCATAGGAGCTTTGTATAAAGACAAACTCATCGAAATTAAAGAAGATGGAATTTATCTTGTAAAAGAATAATTTCTTTAAAATTTTAAAATAAAAAAAATCCAAATTCCAATACACGACAAAGTGTTGGAATTTGGATTTTTTAATGGAGTTTAAAATTTTGGAATTTATTCGCAAGAATTATTATAACAGGAAAGGCTGCTCATTACAAGCAGCCTTTCCCTTTTTTTATTCTAGTTTTAAAAAAAATTGTAATTAAAAAAAAACAGAAATAAAATAATTTCGAATCCATTAAAAAAGCAACGACCTTATTACTTTTAGAAATTACTTTCTTATATGGGTATGTCTTTAAACAATTGATACATTCGTATTCATTACAAAACCTCAATTTCGCGGCTAATCCATTTGGTTTGATAAAATAACTTTTAGAAAGTTTCGGTTAGTATTTTTCCTCTTTTCGTAATCAATCTTGATACTAATTACTAAACAATTCTAGTGTTTAACCTTAGGTGCTACTATCTCCTTTTTGAAGTTT
The sequence above is drawn from the Flavobacterium sp. N2038 genome and encodes:
- a CDS encoding S1 RNA-binding domain-containing protein, whose amino-acid sequence is MIEIGKYNTLTILRDTKVGLFLGNPEKDPDGIHDILLPNKYVPNKFEIGDELVVFVYLDHEQRPVATTLEPYILLNEFALLRVNYINNVGAFMDWGMEKDILVPFKEQARPMEKGKRYLVYLYKDEKTNRLVASSKTNQFLNNDHLTVEKGEEVDLIVSHITEIGINVIINEQHKGLLYKDEVYDDAIRTGDRMRGYIKNIRPDNKIDVALQVQGYQSIEPNAEKILDELRANRGFLRLNDNSHPEDIKTVLKMSKKTFKKAIGALYKDKLIEIKEDGIYLVKE